The stretch of DNA ATTGCTGGACCCATGTGAGGTGCATGGATGAAACATGCTCCGAATTTTGATCCTCTTTGAAAACACCAACAAAATCATTACTTCTCCCACTAAAGCATACATGATATTTCTCCCAATATGTTAAAAATctcattactattttttttaatggtTTGAAAATggcttttttaagaaaaataaaacaagcaACTACTTTTTTGCACTTATTACCTCACATTGGGGCTTTAGAGCTTCTTCATATTTcactcaaaaaattaattttttgaaatacattatgtttataaaaaaatcattaaaaattgcaagtaaatgaattagaaaatcattaattttcttttcatcacaacattatattatttttaaataaaaattaaaccataataatttaaaataatttcttttattattagttttggatactgttaaaatattttttaatattttaatattttatcttttaaaatataaaatttacatttatcaaacaatatatttatattgaaaacCTAAAAAAGTAAATACCAAgaaattgttataattttttttctcaataaaaatttatataatttaaattcagtacttattaaattcaatattaaaaattCAGTACTTAATTTCTTAGATTTTCAAACAAAACTTTAGTTTGATtcaacaaaatttatttatacaaTCAACATTCTTTATAATAGTCTCATTGCCTACCTAATTTGTGGATATTATACAAGAGGTGATTGTTATACACTTATAATAACATTTGAAATTtagataagattttttttttaattttcaaattaaaaaatcatattgtggctttaataaaatttacaaatgtaATATTATCTATTAaagatgatttttatttaataaaatattgttaatagttttttatgtaaatttaaatactttgtaaaaataatattacaACTTCTATTTCAGTTAATAACCAaactaattttactaaaatttaaaacaaagtaCTATGGTAAAATGTTAGCGTGAACAATTGTTGAGACACAAGCAAAGTGCTTGGAAGAAGTAGTTAAGGGAGTGGGCACTTCTTCAAGCACTACGAAGCAAAGAATAAAAGAAGGGATAGCAAAGTTTATTTACATAGTTCGGTTTCCCTACATTTGCGGGGTCTAGTTCAGTGAAAATAATCTACTATACTCAAACAATTACAACCAGTGAACTTAAATCTATCACATCTCCTGACAATTTCTCACTCTTGTACCTTTGAAGACTAGATTTCTCACCATTAAATTCTCCTCCTAAGAACTTAGTTTGTAAAACCACAGCACAAAAGTTTTACAATCAGAAATTCACTCTCACAAATAATGTTCCTCATTTTAACAGATTAGTGCTCTTTATATTCTGTACATCAACCTAAACAAGTCTCTCAATTATATAGACTATTTCAAGACTTGCAAACATAAAGAAGATCCATCATAATCACTATTTAACAACAACTAAAAAAGttgaatacaatataataatcaCAAACAAGGTAAACAAGGATTACTAGCAGCTAAGTCTTCAGTGATTCGATCCAATCTAATTTCCTTGATCCAAAGGATTCGATAAACTTGATCCTATCCtccatatatgtttttttaagtgATATGATCTTCGTTGGTGGAATAGATACATTCCACAATATCAGCACAAtccaaaaatttaattcaataaattatcAATAACTCAAATATGGAAATAATCTAATCTATTGAAAATTGGTCAAGAAATGGATATTCCCTCAAACATTTTTTCAGTCTTCTCATAGTTTTCAACAATAAAACTTACGTGGATTTTACTGGTCAAAATGTAGAGTCACTTAGCTCAAAGGGAGATGGAAAGGAGAGGCAAAAGTATTGAGTAATGACTAAAGAGGGATTAACTTgggatggatttttttttttttagttttcttttgaaGTGAGCAAAGCAATAGTGGAAGATGTGCTGGATGAGTAGCGAGGGCCAAGCTCATAACCCTCACCAAGCCGACAAATCCCCCTTTGAACGGGTCTTCGTGGGTGTTTCCTGTGGTGGCTCCGCACCACCATTGCCGCCCTCACCACCTTCTTTAAGTACTTTAATTTGGATAAATTAATTATGACAGCTTTTCTCATAGATTTAGTGATATGTTCTTAGCAAGCTATTAACTTATACTAGGTTGTGGCATATTTGTAGGTGAAAACAAAAACCTtatgtgataaaaaaaattaaatgaggtTATAGTTGAAATGTTAAATATTATGGtgttttaaatttagattttattatgtgtattttttaaaaaatatatatataaaaatatttaaaacaacacATAATCAtagtaatatttttcattttataaagaaaaaaactaattttttagtattttctaATTAAGATAGGATCACCAACTCACTCAAacacttaaaaaataataatataaattttaattatttttaattgaaatctGTCCACACCTTTTTCCTATCAAAATTAGGATATCTAGCGAacactattaatatttattgaattttgttacCAATTATTCTTTgtaaaaaagttgaaataaatataaattctattttttttcctaaCAAAAGTAAATGAAATTGGGAGTTTTAATGAATTGTGAAGATAATGGAGAGCGGGCCACAATGGGCCACACGATGAAGCCGTCCGATTAAAGGGCCACACAATGAGTTGAGCCGTCCAAGTTTCAGGTTATTACTTATACGTTTggtttgatatatcaaaatggttttaattaatgcattgtctatttattttataaatacattattttttgtttttatttaaacaattttaattttatatattttttagttgtaactatattattacttttattatataaaaagaacACAAATACCAACGAATTCAAGCTTAAATACGATTAAGCTGAATCAAGTTTGAGTTTTAATCTGCGTACAAAAATTAAAACTTGAATAACTCAATTAAATCTTGAGTTTAAATTAATATACCcaattattcaaattcaattcaagtGACAACTATAATCAtgattatatttaatttcttaGAAAAAATTCTCATCGTATCTTTACATGGGGGGGACTTTGGTCAAGTGTTACCACCAGAGCCGTAAGGAGCGTGCGAACAACGCCCCGGTTACACTGGACAAGTTGTGGAAATAATGATTGGCAGTTAAGTTGACGCGTTGGTGAGATAGAGTGGGAGATGGGGATTCCTTTACATTGATTGGGGGAGGGGTTGATGAAGTCTCCATTGAATAGGAAAAATTGAATCCAGCATTACAATACAAGACACTACGGAATTTAATAGACCCCCTATATTTGGATTTGGATCTAAGCTTCAGCCTTCAGCTTAGGCAATACCAACAGCAGCAGTATTTCTTTAAAATAACGTAATTTAAGAGCATCGGAAACGAGAAGTTTAGagatagatataaataaataaaataatcctgGCATGCACTGAGCCACCGTTTCATAAATGCAAGCAAGCACTTGACAGGGATGAATAAGTTAGCTGTTGAAGTTGGCAAAGGGGCTCTGCTATAAAAAGCGAAGGGTGTAATGGTTTTGGTTAGGTTGAGTCTCACACTCATTTGTGATTAGAACAACGTCTCAGTCGCTTGGATCTCTAATTCTCTCTTCACCCACCCAAACCAACCCACACAATATCCCCAAGCATCGAATCCCAAGTGGATTTCACTCCCAATTCGGGGTTTAGTCACTCTCACCCTTTTCTTCCCCTTACTGTTGAGGGTAGGAGTTGAAAACACAAATAGTGAAATCCTGTATGATGAAATGGTACTGTATATCATTATATAAATAGCTAGTTGAATAGAAGCAAAAAGGGTCTTTTATTCAACCACTGTATACCTTCTTTTAAGTTGAGTTGGGTGAGGGGAGGAGAGTGAGATATTTTCCTTTTCCCTTCTTTTAAGGGCTCGCCGTCTTTGGCTGATTCACTGCACTGAtttcatttttcatatatatattttttctttcagcTGAGGAAATTGGTGGCTGCATTAAAGTAAGGAGCTTTACTGTGGCAATTATTTCAGGAACCATATAAAAcccctctctctctttctctctgccAACTCTTGGGATGGAGAAGTCATAAACTCTCACACTGCCCCCTCCAATATACCTTCTTTGGCTTTTCCTTTTTTTCCATCTGATACAATACTTTTATCAAAGTCTGTTCTTTTTCCATTCTTGAGAAGGAGAAAACAAATAAAGGTGATAGATCAACTCAAGCAAAGGACACCCTTTTAAATCCCACTCATTCTTGGGTCATTGATAGATCTCTGCTTGATTTTCTacaatccttttttttttctttacacgAAAGAGACAACTCAGAAACAAGGTTCGTTCAAAGTGGTAGTCAGGGTAGGGGGAAGTTTCTTTCTCTTTGGTTGGGATAGTGAAAAATGTCAATAACACTATTTCCTTTTTGTTCTCTATGGGATGGAAGTTTTAGTTTATCTTTTTCTACGTATTGGATGAGATTGCTGGGGTTTTGGATCTGGGGTGCTATTGACTTTCGTTATCTTGGGACTGATCCGTTTTGATTATagacatagttttttttttgtctcattGATTGTCTTTTATATGTTCCAGATCTACCAGGATTTAGACATTGGCTTTAGAGAAAAACCAAGACAATGTTGCCTCAGAAGCAAGCAGAAGAAGCAATAGTCTCAAACTTAACCGAGATGGAACTTGAAACCAGagaagaagacaaagatgaagaAGAACAACAATCATTGTTTAGTGTTAAAAACCTCCTCTGGCATGGTGGCTCAGCTTGGGATGCCTGGTTCAGCTGCGCTTCCAATCAAGTACTCTTTTCCAACACAACCATTACTACGTTCAACCCATCATTTCCTTCTCTGCTCTTAAaatgactatctttttctttttccctcttCCCTAGGTGGCTCAAGTGCTGTTGACACTACCCTATTCTTTCTCTCAACTGGGTATGCTGTCGGGAATTCTGCTTCAGGTATTCTATGGACTAATGGGAAGCTGGACTGCCTATATCATCAGTGTGCTCTATATAGAGTACAGAAGCAGGAAAGAGAAAGAGAACGTCAGCTTCAAGAACCATGTCATCCAGGTTCGTGTTGCTTGTTATTGCTTAGTTAGCAGAAGAACCCtaggaaaaaaaaaatctcaaacgATCACTGTTGTTAACTACTACACTGTTTTGGGATTGCAGTGGTTTGAAGTGCTTGATGGGCTGCTGGGTCCATACTGGAAGGCAGCTGGACTTGCCTTCAACTGTACCTTCCTCTTATTCGGATCTGTCATACAACTTATAGCTTGTGCAAGGTTAGTATACGTAAACTATTCATCTTTCTTCTCCATTCAACCTCAAATTTAAGCTGATTCTGAAACTGGGTATCATTCTTTTTTAACCATTTCTGTTACTTGTATGATAACAGCAATATTTACTACATCAATGATAAATTGGACAAAAGGACATGGACCTATATTTTTGGAGCTTGCTGCGCAACCACAGTTTTCATTCCTTCCTTTCACAACTACCGTATTTGGTCTTTCCTAGGTCTTGGGATGACCACCTATACGGCCTGGTACTTGGCAATAGCTGCCTTTGTTCACGGTCAGGTAAGGGGAAAAAAGAGTTAAAAACCAACAAATAAACGGCCTTCGTCTTCCTCCACATGCAATGCTTTTTATCTTCTCTTTACATATGATTCTCTTTTTGCTGATCAGGTTGACGGAGTTACGCACAGCGGTCCAAAAAAGTTAGTGCTCTACTTCACCGGAGCCACCAACATTCTATACACCTTTGGTGGACATGCTGTGACTGTGTAAGCTTTTTTCCCCCTTCAAAACTTACAAGATAACACTTGATTTCACTCTATTccctttcttcctttttcttttgcttCTACACGGCTTCTCTTTGCAGCTTTTGCCGGTAATCTTGGGGTTCGAGACCCAGACAAAATCATGCAAACTAAACTACTTTTGTTTACTCAGAAACCAACATTAAAATCCTTTCTCCATTTCTCTAGggaaatttaaattgtataatagTCAAATGTTCAACTGTTTGTGAATTGTTTTTCCATGTTACACCGTGATTCTGACCTTAATCTAGTCTAGTCTAGTCTAGTCTCCTTTGTCTTTACCTGTACCGTAATTTCTCTATCATAGTATTATATTAGAAGAACTTTAAAGCAACGTTTTTGTAATTCCCCTACCTGTTACTTGAGCTGCCATCCAATGGCGGGAGGGTATTTAGGCAGTTTGAGTATATTTCCAAATAAGCTTCTTATAAATGACTATAAGCTAATAATGAATgaacatcattattattaattaccccatttttacactttttttttaatttctaagtaAGGAAATTCTAAGTAAAGGAATTTCTTTTTGTCCTTATCTTTTCAGGGAAATCATGCATGCAATGTGGAAGCCTCAAAAATTCAAGTACATATACTTAATGGCCACATTATACGTATTTACCTTAACCCTTCCATCCGCTTCTGCCGTCTACTGGGCATTCGGGGACGAGCTGCTCAACCATTCCAACGCCTTCTCTCTCCTCCCCAAGAATGGTTTCCGTGATGCTGCCGTCATCTTAATGCTTATTCACCAGGTCTAGTCCATATTTAAGTCATTGCTTGCAAGACTACTACTATTACTTGAGTTACTTTAAATATGGAATCATGCTTTTAATAGTAAAAGTAACAGTGTGGTTCGATGAACTGGGTTGCAGTTCATAACATTTGGGTTCGCCTGCACTCCATTGTACTTCGTGTGGGAGAAGGTGATTGGGATGCACGACACAAAAAGCATATGTTTGAGGGCGCTGGCAAGGCTGCCAGTGGTGATTCCGATCTGGTTCCTGGCCATCATCTTCCCCTTCTTTGGCCCCATTAACTCCGCAGTCGGTGCTCTTTTGGTCAGCTTCACCGTCTACATCATCCCAGCTTTAGCCCATATGCTCACCTACAGAAAAGCCTCTGCCCGACAGGTAAATCATCACAGTTACTGATCcttttcctttacaaaagtttcaACTCACTAGGACCATTATCTTGTTGTCCCACTAGCCTAGACTGCAAGTTGTagttatctttatttatttgggttaaattggTCTTTTAAAATGAAGTGGGCAATGGACACGGTCAGTCCTGTAGGTGGGTTTGATGAGCAATATTTCACACATTATTCCACATAGTCGTAGCTAGCTTTGGCCAAAATGTGTGGAGAGAGAATAAAAAGGGAGTTAAAAGTCTGCAGCAAATGTACAAATGCATTTAAGGCTTGGATTTGGAAACATTACGAGAAGAATTGGATAGTTGGCAAGTCCTTTTCATTTAGTTATATGCTACAGTTGCAGCGCTGTATACACTGTGTTAGATTGGATGTGCATGAGCTGGCTGACTTGACCCTTTTCCTTCCACTTCGGTCTTCAACTCCAACACATGCCAAACCCCATTctctaatttttaagttttcacgTTTTCTTCTTAAGCAGAATGCAGCAGAAAAGCCTCCGTTCTTCATGCCAAGCTGGACTGCAATGTATGCCTTCAATGCCTTCATAGTGGTGTGGGTTTTGGTGGTTGGATTTGGGTTCGGTGGATGGGCTAGCATGACCAATTTCATCAGGCAAATCGACACTTTCGGCTTGTTCGCTAAGTGCTATCAATGCAAGCCACCTCCATCAACCGGAGCAGCAGCAGCTGCTGCAAACCACCACTGAGTTGACTCAACCCAAAAACATATATagcaagaaaaaaaaaccaaagaaagaaACAATATGAATTCCCTGTTTTCCCTCCATATATCTTTGTATCATACATGGGAAGATACCAATGTCTCCCCTACATGTGATGTGTGCtggattttgtctttttttttttctatttttttccctCAACCCCTTCtcttaaaatagtaaattaaaaatagtgTGTTGAATTTGTGATGATTCCTTTGCAATCAAAAGCATAGGCCTAATTAAATACCATATGTTTAGCTTTCTACTATCTTTTTCTCATATCCTTTGGTTGagataatgtataaaaattttggaTGTTCATTCCAAAACAATGAAACTTGATTTTTAATATGGAATGCCAATTATTACAACTATCATGTTCCCACAGTAAGTTGttataataaagaaaagaaacCAAAGGGTATGGGTGTACAgtgcttttatttaatttattgctTTGCATTTGGACATGTTTTAATGGCCCTCTTCACATTAGATTCTATGGAAGAGAGGAGTGGGCCGTGGACCCGCCCCACTTTCACATGGCTTGCACGTTGCCTTATCCCTTTCTCACGTGCCACTCTTTACTCCTAAATATTCCCTCATTTTTTATGTACACAACATAGTTTCCAGAAAAAAAAGGTATACAGTGCAAATGAATTATCAAAAATTTTGAAGGATAGGAATAAGAGTTGTTTAATCATCTAACCTGAGACTGATATCACTTATCACTTCATCTTTGACTCAACTAAATActtcatttttaataatatatgtatttatcttatttgattccatggctaataCCAACCCTATAATTAACCATTATAATAAACTAACTAATCatttccatctttcttcattgGTGTTcaactttgtttatttatttattgctgCTACCACATGCACTCGATTGATAGGTGTGTGTTCTTGCTggggttttttcttctttttggtcTTTAGATTTGTAAAGAGAAAGTGCGGAAGTGTCCACATTTGGCAGTGGTGACAGACTAATTAATCAAAGTTTGatgagaaaattttatttaaaaaaaaacaaaaacaaatcatTTACACCAAAGCTGAAAAGAGAATGGGAACAAGCAGCATGATTAGGCTTTTTACCTGATTTCATGTGGGTTATTTGAATCAAGTCATGGTTTGGTATTTTTAGATTGTGTGTTTTTTCATGATTAGGTAAAGAAATAATTGACAAAAGTAATTCCTCTACAATAGTTGGTTCCATTTAGATCTTGTTGGTATTGACCAAATCTTGCCCATACTCACTTTTTTAACTGTGTTTGATGCTGTTAGTAGTTGTGTTCTCTTTCTTACCTATTATTCCAGTCCTACAAAGTTGATtttgattgagaaaaaaatatctTAGGATCCTCTCTTGATTTTGATACATATCTAATTTTACTTGCAACTTGCCCCTCTctctatatataataattattgattgaaatGAACATGTTTTTATTAAGATAATTACAAATTAACAAATGTAGTGTAGAATTCACTCtaaatatatattgatttttaattattttttaaatataaaatatattttatatattaatttattgtaaatttaaattttatgcatTTAACAAAGCCACCTTCAGAGTTGTAAATAATAACtattaaatttggaattttaaaataattattttaattgaattataattgaTGTTATATCTTGAGATCcaataaaagtaaatatttaagATCCAAACcatcatgaaattcatgaaatctaataaaatataatttaacttagATTAAGATGATCCGAAAATATTACAGTTTAGATACTTGATAATAATATACCATATCATATTATTTTAgagtatatatatgaataatataaTACATTAACAAACACTAAATTTACtctaataaacaaacaaataaacaaaatttaataccCAATGGGTAAGTAAATTTCAACTTTATATTTCGTATTTTGTGTGTGAGATTTAATGTTGAAGTTTAATATTTTGCGTGTGAGATTTAAATTGAGATTCAATAAAACGATTTATTAATATAATCTTAAAAAGCAACATTTTAGATATTCATAATAGTCCAGTTTTCAGTTGTGCCAGAAACGATGGTTTCGGAACCTTATTATCTGATGATTGAGTCATTAATGTTTACTAGTCTATTATTGTGTTATATTGAATTCTTGGTCTAAAAAATTTAGTGATTGGATAGTTAGTTAAAGTAGAAGTGTTTCGACCCTAAAGtcagtgattttggaaaatgaaGTAACGGGACCTCGATTTAGTTAACCGagattgtaaattttttattaaatatttacgaagttgttatgtaagtgaattgaattttggataagtaattttaccgaattagtgattaattaaggtgcAAGAGCTAAGtcgtaaaagttaatcgctattgaaTTTTTCTAGCTAAAAAGCTTAATTGGAAATGGTTCAAGggtttatatgaaaataatccCCTTTTAATTATTATGGACGGTAAGtgctttattttataataaataataaaagtaaatttttaagttaaaattttaagtaaaacataataaaaacaaaagaaaaaagacatCTTCAACCTTACTTCTTTATTTTCACCGTTTGAACACTTTAAAAGGAGTAGACATTGTTTGATTGAAGCTTTcatcccttgcatgtaagtggttTTAAAGCTCGTTTTTAGTcaattttacgtttttgatatcgttgtagcttaatctagctaacctagctattaaattgtaaaactgctaaagttttaaaagtttttcattaatgattttttaagtttttgatgtttaaatatcTTGATTGTAAGGTGAAATTGATTAGCTTtgagtttagggattaaaataaaaaatactttgaaattagcataaaatttctataattttagatAATAGATGGCTGTAGAAGGATAAATTTGAAAACGAATTGAAAAACGaagcttaaatgtgaaagatatgataatttcggttttagggactaaattgaataaaatataaaactttagggaaattgtgtaaaatgaaattaagtttTCATATGCCTTTTAAGGTAATTGTCACtaatattttgaaatgaattaccATATAGATTAAGAATTGAATCAACTGGTAGATAAttaaggaaaagggaaaattacaaattagtccctaacaCTTCTATTGTTTTTGCTTATACCTGATAAGTTCATATGGTGTAGCTATGTTTACAAATGTATTTAATGTGCTTAAATCATGGGATTTTCTatataaattgtattttgaaatgTATTCAAAATGGTACAAAAgggtgaaaaatgactaaattgtaaaaagttgttCTGATATGTGTATTGAGCTCGGATGAACATAagataggatacaattgacatgccaatagggttagttgTGCGCTTGTATGGGATTTTCACTACGGTGCCTACTGATTCACACTTCGATGCCCACTAATTTGTATTACGGTGCCTATTGCTTAGTGCCTCGGTGCCTATTATTTAAGCACTTCGATGCCTactagtgtggtgtagttacccacGTATCCATATCTGTTAATATAGTTAATCggactaatgattttaaaaaggaAATGTATTGTCTGATTTCATATAATGATTGGAAATGAATGTGTTCATACGGTATATGTGTTCCTATGTTTTGATTGAGCAAATGATGTATTTGTTTGATAGTTCTGatgaaatgatattgaattgaattgtacgaatgaattgatggattatatGGTTGTATATGAAGTACTCACCTTTCGGTTGTGATATGTTGTGATAGGAAACGTAGTTAAAGttgttgttttgatatgtttaattatgaAATGAGGTAAGTTTACTGTTTTAAcacctatgagcttactaagcatatataATGTTTAACCTGTCATGTTTTACTGTCTTTAGTTGTCTTTTCTATAACGTGAAGATCGAATCAACTCGGAGCTCACACTATCTAGTCTTCGATTTGGTAATTTTTTACTCCTTTTGGactcggttatgtggcatgtatataggaaaTTTTATGCACATATGTGAACCCTTAATACATGGAGTATTGAATGCTTGAATATGTGATACTTATATATATTCCTTATTATGTTTGGATGTCATCTTGAATGGTTCCAATTTTGGACCTTATATAATGCTTAATTTTAATGGTAAATATGTTGCATATTAAGATGTATACTTTGGCATGTTGTTAAGAGATAGATGAAGCATAAATGACATATTTGATTATGATTTGGATAAGATTGGAAAGTGAAATATGAATGGTAAGCTATACTTGAGTAGTTGATGAATACATAAATTGATAAGCTTAgcaaaatatccatttcatatgAGATAGCTTGAATGGTCTTGTGGTTGATTAAATGAATGCAGTGGTATACATATTTAAGTTGGTTTTGTGCAAGTTTGAATGGCCAAATATGCATCATTTGAGCATATGGTTTGGCTTGGCACGAAATAGGTATCAAATGGTCTTATTTTCCCAAAAACAGAGTCATTGTCGCAACATTGACTAATATCCTGTGACATCCTGACATCAACTGGTTTGACGTCGTGACATGAATCATTGTTTAGCGATGTCACAACATGGGAATGGCTCGTCATGACGTGgagtccaaaattttcaaattttgtaatttggtcATAATTTATACTCAGGTCATCAATAGAGTTTTCGTAAGCTCAATTTAGTCTCGATTATTATTTGAATGACATCATATTATTATGATTGAGATACGAGTGATTATTTCatgattattttaatgtttttagtttcAATTACAATAGTAACATCTCGTAGCTCGGCCCGACGATCaaattgggtaaggggtgttacaccaataaTAACATGCCTCATCATTCTTTTTAGACTATATGAATAATATAGTATATCAAGCAACACCAAATTAACTCTTATTACtatattttaattctattaaacaaagaaacaaaaaaataaaatcaaatactcAAAAGGGTTTGTCTACCCTCATCATCCATAAGTCCCAAGAGGAGTTACGACTAAATTTTAACctaatatttttttgtggtttttaagattgaaatttattaaaattaatttatttttcaataagaTTTTAAAACCCCTAAAATCCTAAACCTATGAACAcaaaatcctaaaccctatactgtaaatattaaatcttaaattttatccCTCATTAAATCTTAACCCCAACCTTAATCTAACATTTTTTACGAAAAGCATAAttcttaaaattcaaaattctaaACCCACCatatcataaaccataaacctaGTTTAACATAAAAAAGTCAAAAATCTTGTGttactataattattttttttttttattttttgagataATACCTGGCTGgatattttattaacaaaataaaataaacaaaacataagggcccaaaacaacaaaacatgccaaaaaccatgtgtaatagcccaaatttgcccggcccaaattaaataataaatacaaaaaaacaaataaaaattaaaagtccaTTTTTAAAGTCCATTTACATCCAGCCCAATAATAACTAACCCGTTTAGCCCAAGACCCAACTACAATATGACCCAAACCGTTTTAACCTAAACTACCCAAATTTAACAGACCCTAAACCCAACTTTCTAAACCTGGATCTCCCAGGCCCAAAACTCAGCCCAAATTAGTGGAGCACCCTAGAGGCTTCTAGGGTTTTCGCCAGCGCCGCAGCCACCGAGGCCACCCTCCGCGCGTGCCAAGCCACTCCCCACGCA from Gossypium hirsutum isolate 1008001.06 chromosome D04, Gossypium_hirsutum_v2.1, whole genome shotgun sequence encodes:
- the LOC107899523 gene encoding auxin transporter-like protein 2, with the translated sequence MLPQKQAEEAIVSNLTEMELETREEDKDEEEQQSLFSVKNLLWHGGSAWDAWFSCASNQVAQVLLTLPYSFSQLGMLSGILLQVFYGLMGSWTAYIISVLYIEYRSRKEKENVSFKNHVIQWFEVLDGLLGPYWKAAGLAFNCTFLLFGSVIQLIACASNIYYINDKLDKRTWTYIFGACCATTVFIPSFHNYRIWSFLGLGMTTYTAWYLAIAAFVHGQVDGVTHSGPKKLVLYFTGATNILYTFGGHAVTVEIMHAMWKPQKFKYIYLMATLYVFTLTLPSASAVYWAFGDELLNHSNAFSLLPKNGFRDAAVILMLIHQFITFGFACTPLYFVWEKVIGMHDTKSICLRALARLPVVIPIWFLAIIFPFFGPINSAVGALLVSFTVYIIPALAHMLTYRKASARQNAAEKPPFFMPSWTAMYAFNAFIVVWVLVVGFGFGGWASMTNFIRQIDTFGLFAKCYQCKPPPSTGAAAAAANHH